A window of the Chaetodon trifascialis isolate fChaTrf1 chromosome 9, fChaTrf1.hap1, whole genome shotgun sequence genome harbors these coding sequences:
- the LOC139336064 gene encoding gap junction delta-2 protein, which yields MGEWTILERLLEAAVQQHSTMIGRILLTVVVIFRILIVAIVGETVYEDEQTMFICNTLQPGCNQACYDKAFPISHIRYWVFQIILVCTPSLCFITYSVHQSAKQKDRRYSFLYPIMERDYGGRDGARKLRNINGILVQHGGDGGGGKEEPDCLEVKEIPNAPRGLTHGKSSKVRRQEGISRFYIIQVVFRNALEIGFLAGQYFLYGFSVPGIFECDRYPCLKEVECYVSRPTEKTVFLVFMFAVSGICVVLNLAELNHLGWRKIKAAIRGVQARRKSICEIRKKDMAHLSQPPNLGRTQSSESAYV from the exons ATGGGAGAATGGACCATTCTAGAGCGCCTCCTGGAGGCCGCCGTGCAGCAGCACTCTACTATGATCGGAAG GATCCTGCTAACAGTAGTGGTGATCTTCCGTATTCTGATCGTGGCAATCGTTGGGGAGACGGTGTACGAAGACGAGCAGACCATGTTCATCTGTAACACTCTGCAGCCGGGCTGCAACCAGGCCTGCTACGACAAGGCCTTCCCAATATCGCACATCCGCTACTGGGTTTTCCAGATCATACTGGTGTGCACACCCAGCCTCTGCTTCATCACCTACTCTGTCCACCAGTCAGCCAAGCAGAAAGACCGACGCTACTCCTTTCTCTATCCCATAATGGAGAGGGACTACGGGGGAAGGGACGGGGCGCGAAAGCTACGCAACATTAACGGAATTCTAGTTCAACAtggaggtgatggtggaggagggaaggaagaacCAGATTGCCTGGAGGTGAAGGAGATCCCCAATGCCCCGCGGGGCCTCACCCATGGGAAGAGCTCCAAAGTCCGCCGGCAAGAAGGGATCTCCCGCTTTTACATCATTCAGGTGGTGTTCAGAAACGCACTGGAGATTGGCTTCTTGGCAGGCCAATACTTCCTTTATGGCTTTAGTGTGCCTGGGATTTTCGAGTGCGACCGCTACCCGTGTCTGAAGGAGGTGGAGTGCTATGTGTCACGCCCCACGGAAAAAACAGTTTTCCTGGTGTTCATGTTTGCGGTGAGCGGCATCTGCGTAGTGCTCAACCTGGCTGAGCTCAACCATCTGGGCTGGCGCAAGATCAAGGCCGCCATCAGGGGCGTCCAGGCCCGCAGGAAGTCTATCTGCGAGATCAGAAAGAAGGACATGGCGCATCTGTCCCAGCCGCCCAACCTGGGACGCACGCAGTCCAGCGAATCAGCCTACGTCTGa
- the nop53 gene encoding ribosome biogenesis protein NOP53, with protein sequence MASARRLKRVVASQPGFLNLKSVSDPADLVSSRRKRVNKNKKKNWNKYSDINDVDEFLEDVRHQERTTGGLLSEKSDDSLFFLDVGEQKKAEQTVAEPIEGKKRKGKASRPLRIDLILQHDSLVPPPKDVLAYQQPNAKKVRRIAQKAEQLAAKGVVPRRQKQLLNRRPVDRTAKKAVTEANNNPDREYYDMWGQEAKDTADPWYLQQTGKKLVKRKERMNEKPSVLPAVEVIAAGGSYNPDFFSHQALLQEAHEVEVKKQKVEDKIERQLAVNREDTATEETILREQVEGLVDEEDEEEVALNEEDEDVTVGAITLAAKKTERQRKKEKADKIKEQQRLADRRQTDQHQQLFQLRSIKTAIRQQDQKTKARRAQRKAKQEAQKAQPRRLGKLKFQAQDLEVQLSDELAGSLRQLKPEGSVLKDRFKSLQKRNLIEPRERAKFKRRHKLKYVEKRAFREIT encoded by the exons ATGGCGTCGGCCAGGAGGCTGAAACGCGTGGTGGCTTCACAACCAGGTTTTCTAAATTTAAAGTCCGTTTCCGACCCCGCAGACTTGGTCAGTAGTCGAAGAAAACGCGTGAAcaagaataagaagaagaactgGAATAAATACAGCGACATAAACGATGTGGACGAGTTTTTAGAAGACGTCAGACACCAGGAGAGGACCACAGG gGGTCTGCTTTCTGAGAAGTCAGATGACAGTTTGTTCTTTTTGGATGTTGGAGAACAAAAGAAAGCCGAACAGACGG TTGCAGAACCCATCgaggggaagaagaggaaagggaagGCGTCGCGTCCTCTGAGGATAGACCTGATCCTGCAGCACGATTCTCTTGTTCCACCACCTAAAGA TGTGCTAGCCTATCAGCAACCTAATGCCAAGAAAGTCCGTCGCATTGCCCAAAAGGCAGAGCAGCTGGCAGCCAAAGGCGTGGTGCCACGGAGgcagaagcagctgctgaacagaCGGCCGGTCGACAGGACGGCCAAGAAGGCAGTGACAGAGGCCAACAACAACCCAGACAGAGAATATTATGACATGTGGGGACAAGAGG CCAAAGATACAGCTGACCCCTGGTACCTTCAACAGACGGGCAAGAAGCTTGTCAAG CGTAAAGAGAGGATGAACGAGAAGCCGTCTGTGCTTCCTGCTGTGGAGGTGATCGCTGCCGGAGGATCCTACAACCCAGACTTCTTCTCCCATCAG GCCTTGCTGCAGGAGGCCCACgaggtggaggtgaagaaaCAGAAGGTGGAAGACAAAATAGAGAGACAGCTGGCTGTcaacagagaggacacagcaACAGAG GAGACGATCTTAAGAGAGCAGGTGGAAGGCCTGGTAgacgaggaggatgaagaagaagtgGCTCTGAATGAAGAAGACGAGGATGTGACAGTGGGAGCCATCACACTAGCAGCCAAgaagactgagagacagaggaagaaggagaaggccGACAAAATCAAG GAGCAGCAGCGGCTGGCTGACAGACGGCAGACTgaccagcaccagcagctctTCCAGCTTCGCTCCATAAAGACTGCCATCAGACAGCAGGACCAGAAAACCAAGGCCAGACGGGCACAACGCAAGGCCAAGCAGGAGGCCCAGAAAGCTCAACCCAGACGCCTCGGCAAACTCAA GTTTCAGGCTCAGGACCTGGAGGTTCAGCTGAGTGACGAGCTCGCCGGCTCCCTGCGGCAACTCAAG CCAGAGGGCAGCGTTCTCAAGGACCGCTTCAAGAGTCTGCAGAAGAGGAACCTGATCGAACCAAGAGAAAGAGCCAA GTTCAAGAGGAGACACAAGCTGAAGTATGTGGAGAAGAGGGCTTTTAGAGAGATCACTTAG